From a single Raphanus sativus cultivar WK10039 chromosome 3, ASM80110v3, whole genome shotgun sequence genomic region:
- the LOC108846898 gene encoding protein unc-13 homolog: MNHHQRRESFSVTISNMGGGSTVVCPNTDLLWPFGKLSGLDGNDIRETAYEIFFTACRSSPGFGGRTALSFYSTHNDNHGEGGGGAATSGGSPGVGSGSGFGFSGRKEVVTTPTSRVKRALGLKMLKRSPSRRMSTIGATGGAGTTSLSPGSGSGQVSPGAGFLTVQPSRPRRPLTSAEIMRQQMRVTEQSDSRLRKTLLRTLVGQTGRRAETIILPLELLRHLKTSEFGDANEYQVWQRRQLKVLEAGLLLHPSIPLDKTNNNAMRLREIVRQSENKTIDTSKNADTMRTLCNVVVSLSWRSTNGNPSDVCHWADGYPLNIHLYVALLQSIFDVRDETLVLDEIDELLELMKKTWSTLGITRPLHNLCFTWVLFHQYVVTSQMEPDLLGASHAMLAEVANDAKKLDREALYVKLLTSTLASMQGWTEKRLLSYHDYFQRGNVGLIENLLPLALSSSRILGDDVTISQGKGDVKLIDYSGDRVDFYIRASIKNAFSKVIENTKAKIAATEEGEEAAATLLQLAKETEELALRERECFSPILKRWHSVAAGVASVSLHQCYGSILMQYLAGRSFISRDTVDVLQTAGKLEKVLVQMVAEDTEECDDGGKGLVREMVPYEVDSIILRLIRQWIEEKLKGVQECLFRAKETETWNPKSKSEPYAQSAGEMMKLAKDIIDEFFEIPIGITEDLVYDLAEGLEQLFQEYTTFVASCGSRQSYIPTLPPLTRCNRDSRFLKLWKRATPCTASGKDFSHIAPASDGHHPRPSTSRGTQRLYIRLNTLHFLSSHIHSLNKALSLNPKVLPATRKRYRHRNNSTSSYFDFTYAGIESACQHVSEVAAYRLIFLDSNSVFYESLYIGEVTSSRIRPALRVTKQNLTLMSAILADRAQALAMREVMKSSFEAFLMVLLAGGYSRVFYRSDHSLIEEDFENLKRVFCTCGEGLIPEEVVDRDAEIVEGVIQLMSQPTEQLMEDFSIVTCETSGMGMVGSGHKLPMPPTTGRWNRSDPNTILRVLCHRNDRVANRFLKKSFQLPKRR, from the exons ATGAACCATCACCAACGGCGTGAGTCTTTCTCGGTAACTATCTCTAACATGGGAGGTGGTTCAACGGTGGTTTGTCCTAACACCGACCTTCTTTGGCCATTTGGGAAGCTCAGCGGTCTAGATGGAAATGATATACGTGAAACGGCTTATGAGATCTTCTTCACGGCTTGTAGGTCATCACCAGGGTTTGGAGGTAGGACTGCTCTCTCATTCTACTCTACGCACAACGACAATCacggagaaggaggaggaggagcagcaACATCAGGCGGTTCACCTGGTGTTGGCTCTGGTTCAGGGTTTGGGTTTTCTGGGAGGAAAGAGGTGGTTACAACCCCGACGAGCCGGGTGAAACGTGCTCTAGGTTTGAAGATGCTTAAACGGTCTCCGTCCAGGCGAATGTCTACGATAGGAGCCACTGGAGGAGCCGGGACAACTTCGTTGTCACCCGGTAGTGGCTCGGGACAAGTTAGCCCTGGAGCCGGATTCTTGACGGTCCAGCCTTCTCGGCCTAGAAGGCCGTTGACATCGGCGGAGATCATGAGACAACAAATGAGGGTGACAGAACAGAGTGATAGTCGGCTTCGTAAAACCTTATTGAGAACGCTTGTTGGTCAA ACGGGTAGACGAGCAGAGACGATTATTTTGCCGTTAGAGCTTCTCCGACACTTGAAAACATCAGAGTTCGGCGATGCAAACGAGTACCAGGTCTGGCAACGAAGACAACTCAAAGTCCTTGAAGCTGGTCTTCTCCTTCACCCATCGATTCCTCTAGACAAAACCAACAACAACGCGATGCGTTTAAGAGAAATCGTCAGACAAAGCGAGAACAAAACCATTGACACAAGCAAAAACGCAGACACAATGAGAACGCTATGCAACGTAGTCGTGTCTTTATCTTGGCGCAGCACTAATGGAAACCCTAGCGATGTTTGTCACTGGGCTGATGGTTACCCTCTCAACATTCATCTGTATGTGGCGTTGTTGCAGTCGATATTCGATGTTAGGGACGAGACGTTGGTGCTCGATGAGATCGATGAGCTTCTAGAGCTAATGAAGAAAACTTGGTCAACACTAGGGATCACAAGACCGTTGCATAATCTATGTTTCACTTGGGTTTTGTTTCATCAATATGTTGTGACTTCGCAAATGGAGCCAGACTTGCTCGGTGCATCGCACGCTATGTTAGCTGAAGTTGCTAATGACGCTAAGAAACTTGACCGCGAAGCTCTCTATGTAAAACTATTGACGTCAACACTGGCATCTATGCAAGGATGGACCGAGAAAAG GTTATTGAGCTACCATGATTATTTCCAAAGAGGAAATGTGGGACTGATAGAGAATCTGCTTCCATTGGCATTATCATCATCAAGAATCTTAGGAGATGATGTGACAATTTCTCAAGGGAAAGGCGATGTGAAACTGATTGATTATTCAGGAGATCGTGTGGACTTTTACATAAGAGCCTCtattaaaaatgcattttctAAG GTGATAGAGAACACGAAAGCTAAGATCGCGGCAacagaggaaggagaagaagcagctGCAACGCTATTGCAGCTAGCTAAGGAAACTGAGGAGTTGGCATTAAGAGAACGTGAATGTTTCAGTCCTATACTCAAGAGATGGCACTCGGTTGCTGCTGGTGTCGCCTCAGTGTCGCTTCACCAATGCTATGGTTCAATCTTGATGCAATATTTGGCAGGGAGATCGTTTATCTCGAGAGATACTGTTGATGTGTTGCAAACGGCAGGGAAGCTTGAGAAGGTTTTAGTGCAGATGGTGGCTGAAGATACAGAAGAATGTGATGACGGTGGAAAAGGGTTGGTTCGAGAGATGGTTCCTTATGAAGTTGATTCAATAATATTGAGGCTTATAAGACAATGGATTGAAGAGAAGCTaaagggagttcaagagtgtttgtTTAGAGCAAAAGAAACTGAA ACATGGAACCCGAAATCCAAATCAGAACCATACGCTCAATCTGCTGGAGAAATGATGAAGCTAGCAAAGGATATAATCGATGAGTTTTTCGAAATCCCCATCGGGATTACAGAGGATTTAGTGTATGATCTTGCTGAAGGATTGGAACAACTTTTTCAAGAATACACTACATTTGTTGCATCTTGCG GATCGAGACAAAGTTACATACCTACATTACCTCCTCTTACAAGATGCAACCGAGATTCAAGATTCCTTAAACTATGGAAGAGAGCTACACCATGTACCGCCTCCGGAAAAGATTTCAGCCACATCGCACCAGCCTCCGACGGCCATCATCCACGGCCTTCCACAAGCCGCGGAACGCAGCGTCTTTACATCCGTCTCAACACATTGCATTTCCTAAGCTCTCATATCCATTCGCTGAACAAAGCACTCTCATTAAACCCGAAGGTACTTCCCGCAACACGAAAACGTTACCGCCACCGTAACAACAGCACCTCCTCTTACTTCGACTTCACCTACGCGGGCATCGAATCCGCTTGCCAGCACGTCTCAGAAGTCGCGGCTTACCGTTTGATCTTCCTCGACTCGAACTCTGTTTTCTACGAAAGTCTTTACATAGGAGAAGTCACGAGCTCGAGGATCAGACCAGCTTTACGAGTCACGAAACAGAACTTAACGTTAATGTCGGCGATTCTTGCGGACCGGGCTCAAGCGCTAGCGATGAGGGAGGTTATGAAGTCGTCTTTCGAAGCGTTCTTGATGGTGTTACTCGCTGGAGGGTACTCACGAGTGTTTTACAGGTCGGATCATAGTTTGATCGAGGAAGATTTTGAGAACTTGAAAAGAGTTTTCTGCACTTGTGGTGAAGGGTTGATACCTGAGGAAGTTGTGGATAGAGATGCGGAGATTGTGGAAGGAGTGATTCAGCTGATGAGCCAGCCTACTGAACAGCTTATGGAAGATTTTAGTATTGTGACGTGTGAAACAAGTGGAATGGGTATGGTTGGATCAGGACATAAGCTACCGATGCCTCCGACCACTGGAAGGTGGAACCGTTCGGATCCGAACACTATCTTGAGAGTTCTTTGTCATAGAAACGACCGTGTTGCTAATCGGTTTTtaaagaaatcatttcaattgCCTAAAAGGAGGTGA
- the LOC108843876 gene encoding heterogeneous nuclear ribonucleoprotein 1 — MESDQGKLFIGGISWDTDENLLREYFSNYGEVLQVTVMREKATGRPRGFGFVAFSDPAVIDRVLQEKHHIDNRDVDVKRAMSREEQSPGARPGGFNASRSFDSGVKTKKIFVGGLPPALTSDEFRAYFETYGPVSDAVIMIDQATQRPRGFGFVSFDSEDSVDLVLHKTFHDMSGKQVEVKRALPKDANPGVAGGGGGRGGGGSGGFPGYGGSGYEGRVDSSSRYMPPQNTGSGYPPYGASGYGTGYGYGSNGVGYGGFGGYGNPAGAPYGNPGVPGAGFGSGPRSSWGGQAPSGYGNVGYGNAAAPWGGSGPGSAVMGQGGGASAGYGSSQGYGYGGNDASYGAPSGYGAVGGRPGSMPNSHGGGYADASDVSGGYGNQNHLGNGQAGYGGGYGNGRQAQQQ; from the exons ATGGAATCAGATCAGGGTAAGCTGTTTATCGGCGGGATTTCATGGGACACCGACGAGAATCTCCTGAGAGAGTACTTCTCCAATTACGGCGAGGTTTTGCAAGTGACGGTCATGCGTGAGAAAGCCACGGGCCGTCCTCGAGGATTCGGATTCGTCGCGTTCTCCGATCCCGCCGTCATTGATAGGGTTCTTCAGGAGAAGCATCACATCGATAATAGAGAT GTTGATGTGAAGAGAGCAATGTCTAGAGAAGAGCAGAGTCCTGGCGCGAGACCAGGGGGTTTTAATGCTTCTAGGAGTTTTGATAGCGGTGTTAAGACCAAGAAGATATTCGTGGGAGGTTTGCCTCCCGCTTTAACGTCAGACGAGTTTCGGGCCTACTTCGAGACTTACGGCCCTGTGAGCGATGCTGTCATTATGATCGACCAGGCAACGCAGCGACCTAGAGGGTTTGGGTTTGTTTCGTTTGATTCTGAAGATTCTGTTGACCTTGTTTTGCACAAGACTTTCCACGATATGAGTGGTAAACAAGTAGAAGTCAAAAGAGCTCTTCCTAAAGATGCTAACCCTGGAGTAGCCGGGGGTGGTGGTGGTCGCGGTGGTGGTGGCTCTGGAGGTTTCCCGGGTTATGGTGGAAGTGGATATGAGGGTCGTGTTGATTCGAGTAGTAGATACATGCCGCCTCAGAACACTGGAAGTGGTTATCCTCCTTATGGTGCTTCTGGGTATGGTACTGGTTATGGTTATGGCAGCAACGGTGTAGGTTACGGAGGTTTTGGAGGGTATGGGAATCCAGCTGGGGCGCCGTATGGGAATCCTGGTGTCCCTGGAGCTGGGTTTGGAAGTGGTCCAAGAAGTTCATGGGGAGGACAAGCACCATCGGGTTACGGTAACGTGGGATATGGAAACGCTGCTGCTCCGTGGGGTGGTTCTGGTCCCGGTTCAGCGGTGATGGGGCAAGGAGGTGGTGCGTCTGCAGGTTACGGGAGTAGTCAAGGTTATGGCTATGGTGGAAATGATGCTTCTTATGGGGCTCCATCTGGTTACGGTGCAGTTGGTGGGCGGCCTGGAAGTATGCCTAACAGCCATGGAGGTGGCTATGCCGATGCTTCAGATGTCTCTGGGGGATATGGGAATCAGAATCACCTAGGGAACGGGCAAGCTGGTTATGGTGGAGGTTATGGAAACGGTAGGCAAGCTCAACAACAGTGA
- the LOC108845945 gene encoding uncharacterized protein LOC108845945: METSRGEAKEANGCENHKGTVVSLKSSEVEDQVCEEEVEEESESQCLLPPPRKGGMMSTSSDKIKRTVQWTDNKGDNLTEVLVYEPSEVSDSDDDDSDSCICTIM; the protein is encoded by the exons ATGGAAACGAGTCGTGGAGAGGCTAAAGAAGCCAATGGGTGTGAGAATCATAAGGGTACTGTTGTTAGCTTAAAAAGCAGTGAAGTTGAGGATCAAGTCTGTGAGGAAGAGGTAGAAGAAGAAAGTGAGTCACAGTGTTTGTTGCCTCCTCCTAGGAAAGGAGGGATGATGTCTACAAGTAGTGACAAGATTAAGAGGACTGTGCAGTGGACTGATAACAAAGGAGACAATCTTACTGAGGTTTTAGTATACGAACCAAG TGAAGTAAGCGATTCAGATGACGATGATTCAGATTCTTGCATATGTACGATTATGTAG